A stretch of DNA from Streptomyces venezuelae:
GGCGAGGGCGACGTCGGCGTGGTCCTCACCCGGGACGACCGGACCAGCATGGCCTGGCTCAGCCACATCGGCGTCGTCAAGGGCTTCCGCGGCCGGGGCATCGGCGGGCACCTGCTGCGCCACGGCTTCGCCGTCTACGCCGGCCGCGGCCGGGACACAGTGGGCCTCGGCGTGGACACCCTGAACGCCACCGGCGCCCTCGCCCTCTACGAGGCGCACGGCATGCGCACGCACTACGGGGTGAACACCTGGGAGCTCCCGCTGCACCCCCAGGAGTGACAGCCGGGTGGCGCACGGGTGCAATCGGGCCCACCTGGAGTGCAGGGCCGCCGCCATGGGGTGACATTGGCTCCCATTGGGATGCGTGAGCCAAGGAGGCACTCGATGCGCGGAGCCACCCACGCCAAGTGGGCCGCAGGTGCAGTGGCCGTCGCCCTCGCGGCGACGGCCTGCGGCGGCGGCAGCGACAGCGGAGCCGGCGCCGGGATCGTCAGTTCCTCCTGGGGCGACCCGCAGAACCCCCTGGAGCCCGCCAACACCAATGAGGTGCAGGGCGGCAAGGTGCTCGACATGCTCTTCCGGGGTCTGAAGCGGTACGACCCGAAGACCGGCGAGGCCCAGGACATGGTCGCCGAGAAGATCGAGACCACCGACAGCCAGAACTTCACCGTCACCCTCAAGGACGGCTGGACGTTCAGCAACGGAGAGGCCGTCACCGCCCAGTCCTTCGTGGACGCCTGGAACTATGCGGCCGACGTCCGGAACAAACAGAACAACGCGCCCTTCTTCTCCGACATCGTCGGCTACGACGACCTGCACCCGGCCTCCGGCGACCCCAGGACGAAGACCATGTCCGGCCTGGTGGTCAAGGACCCCAAGACCTTCACGGTCGCCCTGAAGGAGAAGTTCTCCACCTGGCCCGAGACCCTCGGCTACCAGGCCTTCTCCCCGCTGCCGAAGTCCTTCTTCACCGATCACGCCGGCTGGCTGGACAAGCCCGTCGGCAACGGCCCGTACACGGTGGAGTCGTACACCAAGGGAACCGGCATGCAGCTGCGCGCCTGGGAGGGGTACCCCGGCCCGGACAAGGCGCAGAACAGCGGGGTGGACCTCAAGGTGTACACCGACAACAACACCGCCTACACCGACCTGATCTCCGGCAACCTCGACCTGGTCGACGACGTGCCGGCGCAGCAGCTGAAGAACGTCAAGAACGACCTCGGCGACCGGTACATCAACCAGCCCGCCCTGATCATCCAGACTCTCACCTTCCCGCTGTACGTCCCGGCGTGGAACAAGCCCGGCATGGAGAAGGTCCGCCAGGGCATCTCCCGCGCCATCAACCGCGAGGAGATCACCAAGCAGATCTTCCAGGGCACCCGCAGCCCCGCCAAGGACTGGACCTCCTCCGCCCTCGGCGAGAAGGGCGGCTTCAAGGACATGTGCGGGGAGCTGTGCACCTACGACCCCGCCGCCGCCAAACAGCTCATCGAGGCGGGCGGCGGCCTGCCCGGCGGGAAGATG
This window harbors:
- a CDS encoding ABC transporter substrate-binding protein, whose translation is MRGATHAKWAAGAVAVALAATACGGGSDSGAGAGIVSSSWGDPQNPLEPANTNEVQGGKVLDMLFRGLKRYDPKTGEAQDMVAEKIETTDSQNFTVTLKDGWTFSNGEAVTAQSFVDAWNYAADVRNKQNNAPFFSDIVGYDDLHPASGDPRTKTMSGLVVKDPKTFTVALKEKFSTWPETLGYQAFSPLPKSFFTDHAGWLDKPVGNGPYTVESYTKGTGMQLRAWEGYPGPDKAQNSGVDLKVYTDNNTAYTDLISGNLDLVDDVPAQQLKNVKNDLGDRYINQPALIIQTLTFPLYVPAWNKPGMEKVRQGISRAINREEITKQIFQGTRSPAKDWTSSALGEKGGFKDMCGELCTYDPAAAKQLIEAGGGLPGGKMTLTSNVDTGSHRTWMDAVCNSINNALGRGPVCTVNPIGTFADFRNQTTAFKLTGPFRSGWQGDYPLIQNFLEPLYYTGASSNYGKFSDPDFDRLVDEANRDSDTARAIGTFQDSEKILAEQMPSIPLWYQNGSAGYAERLSNVELNQFSVPVYDRIKVN